A region of Flavobacterium indicum GPTSA100-9 = DSM 17447 DNA encodes the following proteins:
- a CDS encoding beta strand repeat-containing protein, translating into MNKKLLLTTLICTSINFFSQAQVGVGTTTPNGALDVTSTTNGFVPPRVALTATNVGAPIVNPNGGGNPIAGTVVYNTATAGTSPNNVAPGLYYWNGTRWVAFAGSPGGLDWSLTGNTGTSIASNFLGTSDNVDFAIRTNNTERMRVLTTGRIAVNTTNVSQADNQFEVTSTIVGDDAITGNSVGTGGRGVQGNSTLDGTGVFGYNDGTGIGIVGTNVNTTTTAAIGVLGNLSTTTTTAPTSNLVAVQGQVSSISATAVNALNFGGGMGLYAQTTGPTPTTAGSNAAVYASLDQPTAGNQDVAAIIGSQSNINQGTGGYAGPLAASSNSSLGGVAGTLASKVINANTDSYLFGVIGDVLRDSSVGSSTIPDRTGGVMGYNGSNAWGVLGYRASNGNTYGGYFSTGGTAATQNGTGRVSSSTNENNGIGIGVNGSFMGGYVKGDQYGLMTKGDEFGMYVAGNTLTNKPIVQLTEGTSKRIATYATTSTSVDVTTRGKGKLNNGETFVAFDTNFSQTATISEDELNITITPMGATNGVYVSKITSTGFFVKENLNGKSNANFSWTAISTQKGYKNGVKISNEILANDYDKNMNEVMFNEADTKNEAKPIMFDGTKIKFERYNEPIENQKKSIPVNKRERVVLENEKPKQ; encoded by the coding sequence ATGAATAAAAAATTACTTTTAACAACATTAATTTGTACTTCAATTAATTTCTTCAGTCAAGCACAAGTTGGTGTAGGTACTACCACTCCTAATGGAGCGCTTGATGTTACATCAACAACAAACGGTTTTGTACCACCAAGGGTTGCCTTAACCGCAACTAACGTTGGCGCACCAATTGTAAATCCTAATGGAGGTGGAAACCCAATAGCAGGTACAGTTGTTTACAATACCGCTACTGCTGGGACATCACCAAACAACGTGGCTCCAGGCTTATATTATTGGAATGGAACAAGATGGGTAGCTTTTGCTGGTTCTCCAGGAGGATTGGATTGGTCATTGACTGGAAATACAGGAACTTCAATCGCAAGTAATTTCTTAGGAACAAGTGATAATGTAGATTTTGCAATTAGAACTAACAATACTGAGCGAATGAGAGTACTTACTACTGGAAGAATTGCAGTAAATACTACCAACGTTTCACAAGCTGACAATCAATTTGAAGTTACTTCAACTATCGTTGGCGATGATGCCATTACGGGTAATTCAGTAGGAACAGGTGGTAGAGGCGTTCAGGGTAACAGCACACTTGACGGGACAGGAGTATTTGGTTATAATGACGGAACAGGTATTGGAATAGTTGGAACTAATGTAAACACAACAACAACTGCAGCTATTGGAGTATTAGGTAATTTAAGTACAACAACAACAACTGCCCCAACTTCGAATTTAGTAGCCGTTCAAGGACAAGTGAGCTCAATTAGCGCAACTGCAGTTAATGCTCTAAATTTTGGAGGTGGTATGGGACTTTATGCACAAACAACTGGCCCTACTCCAACTACAGCTGGTTCAAATGCAGCAGTTTACGCCTCTCTAGACCAACCTACTGCCGGAAATCAAGACGTTGCAGCCATAATAGGTTCTCAAAGCAATATTAACCAAGGTACTGGAGGCTATGCAGGTCCGTTAGCCGCTTCTTCAAACTCTTCACTAGGTGGAGTTGCTGGAACATTGGCTTCTAAAGTTATAAATGCAAATACTGATTCCTATTTATTTGGAGTGATTGGAGATGTTTTAAGAGACTCTAGTGTTGGTTCTTCCACAATTCCAGATAGAACTGGTGGAGTTATGGGCTATAATGGTTCAAATGCTTGGGGAGTTTTAGGCTACAGAGCTTCTAATGGTAATACCTATGGCGGTTATTTCAGCACAGGTGGTACAGCAGCTACACAAAATGGAACTGGAAGAGTTAGTAGTTCAACGAATGAAAACAATGGTATTGGAATTGGAGTAAATGGAAGTTTTATGGGTGGTTATGTTAAAGGTGACCAATACGGTTTAATGACCAAAGGTGATGAATTTGGTATGTACGTTGCTGGAAACACTTTAACCAACAAACCAATTGTTCAGTTAACAGAAGGTACATCTAAAAGAATTGCTACTTATGCAACTACATCAACATCAGTAGATGTTACAACAAGAGGTAAAGGAAAATTAAACAATGGAGAAACATTTGTAGCCTTCGATACTAACTTTTCTCAAACTGCAACAATATCTGAAGATGAGTTAAACATCACTATCACTCCAATGGGAGCCACAAATGGTGTATATGTAAGCAAAATTACTTCAACTGGATTTTTTGTTAAAGAAAATTTAAATGGTAAAAGTAATGCAAATTTCAGCTGGACAGCAATTAGCACACAAAAAGGATATAAAAATGGCGTTAAAATATCGAATGAAATTTTAGCTAATGATTATGACAAAAACATGAATGAAGTAATGTTTAATGAAGCAGATACTAAAAACGAGGCTAAACCAATTATGTTTGACGGTACTAAAATTAAATTCGAAAGATATAACGAACCAATTGAAAATCAAAAGAAATCAATTCCGGTTAACAAAAGAGAACGTGTTGTTCTTGAAAATGAAAAACCTAAACAATAA
- a CDS encoding GEVED domain-containing protein, with protein MKTKQNDFVWTERSVDKIFKFFFTLLCALNFGNINSQTVETFNTAGTGSWVCPAGVTSIKVEAWGGGGGGGYARSTNRGAGGGGGGGAYTVSNTIAVVPGTTYYYRVGSGGTGGTAAGTAATPGQSSCFSTATNCGGTILASANGGGAGGSVTTNAPGTAGAGGSGGTFTSGSFNGGNGAAGSNGNGGGNGGGGGGGGAGTTANGGNASVLTGGTGATLYGGNGGNGVNSSSGNSGLTVGGGGAGGHRMGGIDAAGGNGANGQIIISYAGYCTLATTSSTYWISNFTTTLGLTNINNTSTYSAGGYGNYTAQSVSQIATGSFNFSVTLNSGTHGVNIWVDWNNDLDFNDAGEKVYASGGYVSSASGTITIPGGTPVGNYRMRVVADYLNTDPTACGTTTYTEGEDYTLQVATPPTCYTPTSLSASATSTTTGTASWTAPTLGTTPIGYQYVISTSNTTPGGAGTAVATTSVNFTGLLPNTTYYVFVRTNCGSGDFSSWVSTSFYTGYCSSTSTTSTYFINNFSTTGGTLNITNNGSGYSATGYGNFSAQVVSQQPFGSVNFSIALNSTYTFGVNIWIDWNGDLDFNDAGEKVYASGSYVNTATGVITVPGTAVAGNYRMRVVANYSSTDPLSCGSISNGETEDYTFTVLPSACPGIPTAVVVGPVTTTTATVNWTASSPAPASGYQYYLTTSATLPTGATVPTGSTAAGVTTVNLTGLTPNTTYYVYIRNNCGSGNVSPWTSQVSFYTGYCVSNSSSSTYFINNFSTTSGTTNITNNGSGYSAGGYGNFTAQTVTQAPSGSVNFSIALNSTNTFGVNIWVDWNNDMDFNDSGELVYASGAYVNTATGIITVPATAIAGNYRMRIVANYSSSNPSSCGTITSGETEDYTFNVTTLPCNTYPIAITTTPTSMTSTTISWSAPTPAPASGYQYYISTSSTVPTAGTAPTGTVGAGVTSVNVTGLVSNTTYYVYVRTNCGGSQGVWSGPSIFTQPNCMPGGGTGTSTLGCPSVVSGGLGLSGTDPAPISCGSSGCVDLEATYLHLGQTTSYTVQSIGYAPPYQFDCLANQVSVNVDDTWSPIINLPFNFCFYGTNYNQCLMGSNGLITFDTTNNTPGGYCSYSFADNIPIAGHSALVENAIFGVFHDIDPSKGGKVAWELITLNTGCRALVASWHDIPMFSASCNSILYTGMIVLYENTNVIEVYIENKQLCPTWNDGNAVVGIQDPTGTLASVAPNRNGLSADWTTTNEAWRFVPSGASITSLKWHEGSGTSGPVVGTTDVINVCPAGTTTYTAEVTYTLCNGTTLVETDEVVVTVSSGKTWNGSVSTNWNVANNWTPVGVPTSADCVLIPNVTNKPIISGTNYSGLARTVTVQNGATLTITATNALTVTDVINVSAGGQILVNNNGSIVQINNVTNVGNITYERTANIRKQDYVYWSSPVNNFPVTSVSPGTNAGFIYKWQPTTTTAYASNFGNWVNANENMVIGKGYIVRGPDSFTTTLQNYTATFTGVPNNGNITVPISRSTYNGANYTGPTSTLVTKDDDNWNLIGNPYPSSIHAINFLTLNTNIAGFIKVWTHGTLPSSAIADPFYSDFVYNYTPGDYITYNSTGTSSGPGVFNGYIAGGQGFFVLMNHTSAGTSETVSFNNTLRSNTYSNSQFFRTNNAQQVNADLERHRIWLDLISSNGNSIRTLVGYIQGATNSEDRLNDAFTDEKLNFNLYSLIEDKMMTIQGRTLPFDNNDQVPLGLKVNQAGMYTIGVGVVDGLFTNANQKIYLEDKLLNIIYDIKQSAYTFISEAGTFNNRFVLRYTTKSDAQLSSDNSISVFTNNSIAINSNKLKIKDVQVYDVLGKLILNKSNINKVNIELTEIMKANGVLLVKITLEDNTVYTKKIIY; from the coding sequence ATGAAAACTAAACAAAATGATTTTGTTTGGACTGAAAGGTCTGTTGACAAAATTTTTAAATTCTTTTTTACACTACTATGTGCTTTAAATTTTGGGAATATCAATTCTCAAACTGTCGAAACCTTCAATACTGCCGGAACTGGTTCTTGGGTTTGCCCAGCAGGTGTAACTTCAATTAAAGTTGAAGCATGGGGCGGCGGCGGCGGCGGCGGTTATGCTAGATCAACTAACAGAGGTGCTGGCGGCGGCGGCGGCGGCGGTGCATATACAGTTTCAAATACAATCGCTGTAGTTCCAGGAACCACTTACTATTATAGAGTTGGAAGTGGTGGAACTGGCGGAACTGCAGCTGGAACCGCTGCTACACCTGGGCAATCGAGTTGTTTTTCTACCGCTACAAATTGTGGAGGAACTATTTTAGCTTCTGCAAATGGTGGTGGTGCTGGTGGTTCTGTTACCACGAATGCCCCTGGAACAGCTGGAGCTGGAGGAAGTGGTGGAACATTTACTTCTGGAAGTTTTAATGGAGGAAATGGTGCTGCTGGATCAAATGGAAATGGAGGAGGTAATGGCGGCGGCGGCGGCGGCGGCGGCGCTGGAACAACAGCAAATGGCGGAAACGCATCCGTATTAACTGGCGGAACAGGTGCAACTTTATATGGTGGAAATGGAGGAAATGGTGTCAATAGCAGTTCAGGAAATTCTGGATTAACTGTTGGTGGCGGAGGCGCTGGAGGACACCGTATGGGTGGAATTGATGCAGCTGGAGGAAATGGTGCCAATGGACAAATCATCATCTCCTATGCTGGATATTGTACTTTAGCAACTACATCTAGTACCTATTGGATAAGTAATTTTACCACAACTTTAGGATTAACAAACATAAATAATACTTCTACCTATTCAGCTGGTGGCTATGGAAATTACACAGCACAAAGCGTTAGTCAAATTGCCACAGGAAGTTTTAATTTTAGTGTAACATTGAATTCTGGAACCCATGGCGTTAATATATGGGTAGATTGGAATAACGATTTAGATTTCAACGATGCTGGTGAGAAAGTTTATGCATCAGGAGGATACGTTTCATCAGCTTCAGGAACAATAACAATTCCTGGAGGGACACCTGTTGGAAACTACAGAATGCGCGTTGTTGCAGACTATTTAAACACAGACCCGACAGCATGTGGAACAACAACATATACTGAAGGTGAAGATTATACTCTACAAGTAGCAACACCACCTACGTGTTATACACCAACAAGTCTAAGTGCTTCAGCTACTTCAACAACAACAGGAACAGCATCTTGGACAGCACCAACTTTAGGCACAACACCTATTGGATATCAATATGTAATTTCAACTTCGAATACTACACCTGGAGGTGCAGGAACAGCTGTTGCAACAACATCTGTTAACTTCACAGGGCTATTACCAAATACTACGTATTATGTTTTTGTAAGAACCAATTGTGGTTCAGGTGACTTTAGTTCTTGGGTAAGCACATCTTTTTATACTGGGTATTGCAGCTCAACTTCTACGACTTCAACTTATTTTATAAATAATTTCTCTACTACAGGAGGAACTTTAAATATAACAAATAACGGTTCTGGATATTCAGCAACTGGTTATGGAAATTTTTCAGCTCAAGTAGTAAGCCAACAACCTTTCGGTTCAGTGAACTTTTCAATTGCATTAAACAGTACTTATACTTTTGGTGTAAATATTTGGATTGATTGGAATGGCGATTTAGATTTTAATGATGCCGGTGAAAAAGTTTATGCATCAGGTTCTTATGTTAATACAGCAACGGGAGTTATTACTGTTCCTGGCACGGCTGTTGCTGGCAATTATAGAATGCGTGTTGTTGCTAATTACAGTTCAACTGACCCGCTTTCTTGTGGTTCAATTTCAAATGGCGAAACTGAAGATTATACCTTTACTGTTTTACCATCAGCTTGTCCGGGAATACCAACTGCTGTAGTAGTTGGCCCTGTTACAACAACGACTGCAACTGTTAACTGGACAGCTTCTTCACCAGCACCAGCAAGTGGTTACCAATATTATTTAACGACTTCAGCTACATTACCAACAGGAGCAACAGTTCCAACAGGAAGTACAGCTGCTGGAGTTACCACTGTTAACTTAACAGGCTTAACACCTAATACTACTTACTATGTTTATATAAGAAACAATTGTGGAAGCGGAAATGTTAGTCCGTGGACGTCTCAAGTTTCTTTCTATACTGGTTATTGTGTATCCAATTCATCAAGTAGTACCTATTTTATAAATAATTTTTCTACTACTTCAGGAACAACAAATATTACTAATAATGGCTCTGGTTATTCAGCAGGTGGTTATGGAAATTTCACCGCTCAAACAGTAACTCAAGCACCAAGTGGATCGGTTAATTTTTCAATTGCATTAAATAGCACTAATACATTTGGCGTAAATATTTGGGTGGATTGGAATAACGATATGGATTTTAATGACTCTGGAGAATTAGTGTATGCTTCTGGTGCATATGTAAATACAGCCACAGGTATCATTACAGTGCCAGCAACTGCAATTGCAGGAAATTACAGAATGAGAATTGTAGCTAATTATTCATCTTCAAATCCAAGTTCATGTGGAACTATTACGAGTGGTGAAACAGAAGACTATACCTTTAATGTTACAACGTTACCTTGTAATACCTATCCAATAGCAATTACAACAACACCAACGTCAATGACATCAACTACTATTTCATGGTCAGCACCTACTCCTGCTCCAGCTAGTGGTTACCAATATTACATTTCAACAAGTTCAACAGTACCTACTGCTGGAACAGCACCTACAGGAACTGTTGGCGCAGGTGTAACTTCTGTAAACGTTACTGGATTAGTTTCTAATACAACTTACTATGTTTATGTAAGAACAAATTGTGGTGGTTCACAAGGTGTTTGGTCAGGACCTTCAATTTTTACACAACCCAACTGTATGCCAGGTGGAGGTACAGGAACATCTACATTAGGTTGTCCTTCAGTTGTATCAGGAGGATTAGGTCTAAGTGGTACAGATCCCGCTCCTATAAGTTGTGGTTCATCAGGCTGTGTTGATTTAGAAGCTACTTATTTGCATTTAGGACAAACAACAAGTTATACAGTTCAATCTATTGGTTATGCACCACCTTATCAATTTGATTGTTTGGCCAACCAAGTGAGTGTGAATGTGGACGATACCTGGTCGCCAATTATAAACTTACCATTTAATTTCTGTTTTTACGGCACAAATTATAATCAATGCTTGATGGGTTCCAATGGATTAATCACATTTGACACCACAAACAATACCCCTGGTGGCTACTGTAGTTACTCATTTGCAGACAATATTCCAATTGCTGGACATTCAGCCTTAGTAGAAAATGCAATTTTTGGAGTTTTCCATGATATTGACCCTTCAAAAGGTGGAAAAGTTGCATGGGAATTGATTACATTAAACACAGGCTGTAGAGCCTTAGTAGCTTCTTGGCATGATATACCAATGTTCTCAGCTTCTTGTAATTCAATTCTTTACACAGGTATGATTGTTTTATATGAAAATACAAATGTTATAGAAGTTTACATAGAGAATAAGCAATTATGTCCTACATGGAATGATGGAAATGCAGTAGTAGGTATTCAAGATCCTACTGGAACTTTAGCTTCAGTTGCACCAAACAGAAACGGATTAAGTGCAGATTGGACCACAACTAACGAAGCTTGGCGATTTGTTCCTTCTGGCGCATCAATTACATCATTAAAATGGCATGAAGGTTCTGGTACATCTGGACCTGTTGTTGGGACAACAGATGTTATAAATGTTTGTCCTGCTGGAACAACAACTTATACTGCTGAAGTAACATACACTTTATGTAATGGAACAACTTTAGTGGAGACTGACGAAGTAGTTGTTACAGTAAGCTCTGGAAAAACATGGAATGGTTCAGTAAGTACAAACTGGAATGTTGCAAATAACTGGACACCAGTAGGCGTACCAACTAGTGCTGATTGTGTATTAATTCCAAACGTAACTAACAAACCAATTATTTCTGGTACAAATTATAGTGGATTGGCTAGAACTGTGACTGTTCAAAACGGTGCAACATTAACAATAACCGCTACAAATGCTTTAACTGTAACGGATGTGATTAATGTGAGCGCTGGTGGTCAAATTTTAGTAAATAACAACGGAAGCATTGTTCAAATTAACAATGTAACCAATGTTGGAAATATTACTTACGAAAGAACGGCTAACATTAGAAAACAAGATTATGTATATTGGTCTTCTCCAGTTAATAATTTCCCTGTAACTTCAGTATCTCCTGGAACAAACGCAGGTTTTATATATAAATGGCAACCAACTACAACAACTGCTTATGCAAGTAACTTTGGTAATTGGGTAAATGCAAATGAAAATATGGTTATTGGTAAGGGTTATATCGTAAGAGGACCTGATTCTTTTACTACTACTTTACAAAATTACACGGCTACTTTTACAGGTGTACCAAATAATGGAAATATTACAGTACCTATCAGTAGAAGTACTTATAATGGAGCTAATTATACAGGACCAACAAGTACATTAGTAACTAAAGATGATGATAATTGGAATTTAATTGGAAACCCATACCCATCATCTATACATGCAATTAATTTCTTAACATTAAATACTAATATTGCTGGATTTATTAAAGTATGGACTCATGGTACTTTACCAAGTAGCGCAATTGCAGATCCATTCTACAGTGATTTTGTATACAATTATACTCCTGGAGATTATATTACCTATAACTCAACAGGAACATCATCAGGACCAGGTGTATTTAATGGATATATTGCAGGTGGCCAAGGATTCTTTGTATTAATGAATCATACCTCAGCAGGAACTTCTGAAACAGTTAGTTTTAATAATACATTAAGAAGTAATACTTATAGTAATAGCCAGTTTTTTAGAACTAATAATGCGCAACAAGTAAATGCTGATTTAGAAAGACATAGAATTTGGTTAGATTTAATTTCTTCAAATGGAAATTCAATTAGAACTTTAGTTGGATACATACAAGGTGCAACTAATTCAGAAGATAGATTAAACGATGCATTTACAGATGAGAAATTAAACTTTAATTTATATTCATTAATTGAAGATAAGATGATGACAATTCAAGGTAGAACTTTACCGTTTGACAATAACGACCAAGTGCCATTAGGACTTAAAGTTAATCAGGCTGGAATGTATACTATTGGAGTTGGAGTAGTAGATGGTTTATTTACAAATGCTAATCAAAAAATATATCTTGAGGATAAATTATTAAATATCATCTACGACATCAAACAGTCTGCTTATACTTTTATTTCAGAAGCTGGAACTTTTAATAATAGATTTGTTTTAAGATATACTACTAAATCTGATGCACAATTAAGTTCAGATAATTCAATTAGTGTATTTACAAACAACAGTATTGCTATTAATTCTAACAAACTTAAAATTAAAGATGTTCAAGTTTATGATGTATTAGGTAAATTAATTTTAAACAAATCGAACATTAATAAAGTTAATATAGAATTAACTGAAATTATGAAAGCAAATGGAGTTTTACTTGTTAAGATTACTCTTGAAGACAATACCGTTTACACGAAAAAAATTATTTACTAA
- a CDS encoding T9SS type A sorting domain-containing protein gives MRKIILSSVLLALANFANAQLYVNPGAYVFMTNQFMYVKQDVNLQNTSNFYMRNTAQLLQGTTGSSTNFGAGKLSVFQEGTVNNYQYNYWCSPVGAASGVSGNEQFSISLLNRPTGLITSVPATMLSSYDGTSSPLGIATYWIWKFVTSNAYAQWVHVGSATSINPGEGFTMKGTSGTDATVVDADGVQNNTGSKQRYDFRGKPNDGNISVPVSAGNFTLVGNPYPSAIDLNQFLLDPANAAVTNGQAYFWEQVVVNSHYIDAYSGGYGVYNPGTGVYTPAAFWNYNGAGGQETALGSGTVFQRRFSPIGQGFMVMGTAAGSVTMKNSYRVFVREGAVNQSEFARMGSAAAQNQTADVYAGNSEFFPEIPNVAGIDYTKIKKGTSPYIRIHAMYNNGGVRPTTIAFDDNATDGFDYGFDGRSPSSEAAEFYYIVNGTDNEYVATAVKFDVEKKIPVGLRCAQQTNFKIKVAGLGGNFNANQEIYLHDKETGVYYDIKNGTFDMTLPAGNNKTRFEITFKNFSLSNENANLADNFDVYQNNAAGTLTIVNTMNKDVVSCQLFDVTGKLVIAKKNLGKNDTIEVSTSGLSDGVYIVKLDTKESGSVDKKIIIAKK, from the coding sequence ATGAGAAAAATAATACTATCTTCTGTGTTGCTTGCGCTTGCAAATTTTGCAAATGCTCAGCTTTATGTGAATCCTGGAGCTTACGTTTTTATGACGAATCAATTTATGTATGTGAAACAAGATGTGAATTTACAGAATACATCAAATTTTTACATGCGTAATACAGCTCAATTATTACAAGGGACTACAGGTTCTTCAACAAACTTTGGTGCGGGGAAATTATCAGTTTTTCAAGAAGGTACTGTGAATAATTATCAATATAATTATTGGTGTTCTCCTGTAGGTGCTGCTTCTGGTGTTTCAGGGAACGAACAATTTAGTATTTCCTTGCTAAATAGACCTACAGGTTTAATCACTTCTGTACCTGCAACTATGTTGTCGTCTTACGACGGTACTTCTAGTCCACTTGGAATTGCAACCTATTGGATTTGGAAGTTTGTTACTTCAAATGCTTATGCACAATGGGTGCATGTAGGTTCAGCTACAAGTATTAATCCTGGTGAAGGTTTTACTATGAAAGGAACTTCGGGTACAGATGCAACTGTTGTAGATGCAGATGGAGTTCAAAATAATACAGGAAGCAAACAACGATATGATTTTAGAGGAAAACCAAATGATGGTAATATTAGCGTACCTGTTTCTGCAGGTAATTTTACATTAGTAGGAAATCCTTATCCAAGTGCAATTGATTTAAATCAGTTTTTGTTAGACCCTGCTAATGCTGCAGTTACTAATGGTCAAGCTTATTTCTGGGAACAAGTAGTGGTTAATTCACACTATATTGATGCTTACAGTGGTGGTTATGGTGTGTATAATCCAGGAACTGGTGTTTATACTCCTGCTGCGTTTTGGAATTATAATGGAGCGGGTGGTCAAGAAACTGCTTTAGGTTCTGGAACTGTTTTTCAAAGAAGATTTTCTCCTATAGGTCAAGGGTTTATGGTTATGGGTACTGCTGCAGGTTCTGTTACAATGAAAAATAGTTACAGAGTTTTTGTTAGAGAAGGTGCTGTTAATCAATCGGAATTTGCTAGAATGGGAAGTGCAGCTGCTCAAAATCAAACTGCAGATGTTTATGCTGGTAATTCAGAATTTTTCCCTGAGATTCCAAATGTTGCGGGAATAGATTATACAAAAATTAAAAAAGGTACGTCACCTTACATTAGAATTCATGCGATGTATAATAATGGTGGTGTAAGACCAACAACAATTGCCTTTGATGATAATGCTACAGATGGTTTTGATTATGGATTTGACGGTAGGTCACCTTCGTCAGAAGCAGCTGAGTTCTATTATATAGTAAATGGTACTGATAATGAATATGTAGCTACAGCTGTTAAGTTTGATGTGGAAAAGAAAATTCCAGTAGGTTTACGTTGTGCTCAACAAACTAATTTTAAAATTAAGGTAGCTGGTTTAGGTGGTAATTTTAATGCTAACCAAGAGATTTATCTTCACGATAAAGAAACTGGTGTTTATTACGATATCAAAAATGGAACTTTCGATATGACGTTGCCTGCGGGTAATAATAAAACGAGATTTGAAATTACATTTAAAAATTTCTCATTATCTAATGAAAATGCAAATTTAGCTGATAATTTTGATGTATATCAAAACAATGCTGCAGGTACTTTAACCATTGTAAATACAATGAATAAAGATGTAGTTTCTTGTCAATTATTCGATGTAACAGGAAAGTTGGTAATTGCTAAAAAGAATTTAGGTAAAAATGATACGATTGAAGTGTCTACTTCTGGATTAAGCGACGGAGTTTACATTGTTAAGCTAGATACTAAAGAAAGTGGATCAGTTGATAAAAAAATAATCATAGCAAAAAAATAA